A genomic segment from Daphnia pulex isolate KAP4 chromosome 5, ASM2113471v1 encodes:
- the LOC124194230 gene encoding NADH dehydrogenase [ubiquinone] 1 beta subcomplex subunit 8, mitochondrial-like: MAALLKKSLLHPVLRNNGVARLQFVRLAGYWNKDWKPGPYPKTDAERIAAAKKYGMLPQDYEPYPDDGLGYGDYPKLPLISNDMKDPLYNWDMPDLKRNYGEPIHTQYDAYVEERLSNARIQYTPMYMLSRFLGIMGAFLAVHLLFEYNDWYLKHPWTPPQYIKEGKTHYTFEPLD; the protein is encoded by the exons ATGGCTGCGCTTTTAAAGAAATCTTTGCTTCATCCTGTGCTTCGTAATAATGGAGTCGCAAGATTACAGTTTGTCAGATTAGCTGGAT ATTGGAACAAAGATTGGAAGCCTGGTCCATATCCCAAGACAGATGCTGAAAGAATTGCCGCAGCAAAGAAGTATGGTATGCTTCCTCAAGACTATGAACCATATCCTGATGATGGACTTGGTTATGGTGATTACCCAAAGCTCCCATTGATTTCCAATGATATGAAAGATCCATTGTACAACTGGGATATGCCTGATCTGAAAAGAAATTATGGCGAGCCT ATCCATACCCAGTATGATGCCTATGTTGAGGAGAGGCTAAGCAATGCAAGAATACAGTATACTCCAATGTATATGTTGTCCCGTTTTCTAGGAATAATGGGTGCATTTCTTGCAGTTCATCTATTGTTTGAATACAATGACTGGTATCTGAAACATCCATGG ACTCCACCACAATAtattaaagaaggaaagaccCACTACACTTTTGAGCCATTGGATTAA
- the LOC124194227 gene encoding zinc finger protein 2-like encodes MDEQNREEEITVSNNDGENTTIFIQVRRSQRKSKKKSDPNFIGDDKTEAVKSDDEPVIFEVREISGDIKRESEEEAEENSVVAAEDIPEGSSNGDENGDDDVDWEAFNKEYPELSETTRQGKYGCKDCSKSFHHKNDLVRHMNIHNGTKPYTCDTCGKTFLRSDYLRLHVIKHQGVKPLKCDLCERRFYDRSNLRQHMRTHTGEKPAMCPYCPHRCSQLSDMRKHLTIHTKEKAFQCDTCGKTFSLKTGLVAHQRLHTGERPFACEYCPKRFRDHTSMRRHRRIHTGDKPFLCTQCGKTFTQVANMKRHMLTHTSESKGRLYPCPFCGVELASKSDVRSHVAKEHEQKKEIQQPKATGSSVAEENPDGEANNEFITVYADEEKSIKTNVEGEETHVCNLCGKTFPMDASLQEHVRTHLNASSKDFQCETCGKTFCQASSLKAHQLVHSGIKPHTCNVCQASFRKTHHLRRHYLVHTGERPYQCDFCDRTFTSSGNLNKHRAIHLGEKNFECEFCSKKFTQSSNLSKHRAIHLRQQAVVGENGQSGDQLISAAPAVARKGRGGKKKNSEPEKEAILTSTVDEFQQEDEGHAAVLHIVGTGDDTQGDHETEVSYVTLSDGDIIIEI; translated from the exons ATGGATGAACAGAATAGAGAAGAGGAGATTACTGTATCTAATAACGATGGTGAAAATACTACCATTTTCATTCAAGTTCGACGATCACAGAGGAAAA gcaagaaaaaaagtgatccCAATTTCATTGGAGATGATAAAACAGAAGCTGTAAAAAGTGACGATGAGCCTGTAATTTTTGAGGTGAGAGAAATTTCTGGGGACATTAAAAGGGAAAGTGaggaagaagcagaagaaaattCTGTTGTTGCAGCAGAAGATATACCTGAAGGGAGCTCCAATGGAGATGAAAAtggagatgatgatgttgaCTGGGAAGCATTCAACAAG GAATATCCTGAACTCAGTGAAACAACACGTCAAGGAAAATATGGATGTAAAGACTGCTCAAAGTCTTTTCATCACAAGAATGATTTGGTACGACATATGAACATCCACAATGGGACCAAGCCCTACACCTGTGATACAtgtgggaaaacatttttacgcAGTGATTATTTGCGACTTCACGTCATCAAACATCAGGGAGTGAAGCCCCTCAAGTGTGACTTGTGCGAAAGACGTTTTTACGACCGATCCAACTTACGTCAACATATGAGAACCCATACGGGTGAAAAACCGGCCATGTGTCCGTACTGTCCGCACAGATGCTCTCAACTGTCCGACATGAGAAAACATTTGACCattcacacaaaagaaaaggcatTTCAGTGTGATACATGTG gTAAAACTTTCTCGCTGAAGACTGGATTAGTTGCCCACCAGCGGTTACACACGGGAGAACGTCCTTTTGCTTGTGAATATTGCCCTAAGCGTTTCCGTGATCACACGTCTATGAGACGACATCGGCGAATTCATACAG GTGATAAACCGTTTTTGTGCACTCAGTGTGGTAAGACATTTACGCAAGTTGCAAATATGAAGAGACATATGCTGACGCACACATCAGAAAGCAAAGGTCGGCTATATCCCTGTCCTTTTTGTGGTGTTGAGCTGGCATCGAAGAGCGACGTCCGAAGCCATGTGGCCAAGGAACACGAGCAGAAGAAAGAGATTCAGCAGCCCAAGGCCACCGGATCTTCAGTTGCAGAAGAAAATCCTGATGGAGAAGCTAACAATGAGTTCATAACTGTTTACGCGGACGAAGAAAAATCTATCAAGACTAACGTTGAAGGCGAAGAAACTCACGTGTGCAACCTCTGTGGAAAAACTTTTCCCATGGACGCGAGCCTTCAAGAGCACGTCAGGACACACCTTAATGCATCTTCCAAAGATTTCCAGTGCGAAACGTGCGGGAAAACGTTCTGTCAAGCTTCTTCTCTCAAGGCGCACCAGCTCGTTCATTCGGGAATCAAACCACACACTTGCAACGTTTGCCAAGCAAGTTTCCGCAAAACCCATCATCTTCGCCGGCATTACCTAGTTCACACTGGCGAGCGTCCCTATCAGTGTGATTTCTGTGACCGGACATTCACCAGCAGTGGTAATCTGAATAAACATCGTGCCATTCACTTGGGAGAGAAGAACTTTGAGTGCGAATTTTGCTCCAAGAAATTTACCCAGTCTTCGAATTTGTCCAAACATCGAGCTATTCATTTGAGACAACAAGCGGTGGTTGGAGAAAATGGACAATCTGGAGATCAACTTATTAGCGCTGCTCCTGCGGTAGCTAGAAAAGGTCGAggcggaaagaagaaaaattcagagCCAGAAAAGGAGGCTATTCTGACCTCGACTGTCGATGAGTTCCAGCAAGAAGATGAAGGTCATGCAGCAGTCCTTCACATTGTCGGTACAGGGGATGACACCCAAGGCGACCATGAAACCGAAGTGTCGTATGTTACTCTGTCCGATGGTGATAtcattattgaaatttga